In one window of Polaromonas naphthalenivorans CJ2 DNA:
- a CDS encoding peptidylprolyl isomerase, producing the protein MKKQFLLATAMASLLALGAQGAIAQNVAIVNGKAVPKTRLDALAQQVAKAGRPVTPEMEGQLREEVIAREVFMQEAEKQGIAASDDFKAQMELARQTLMIRELFASYQKKNPVTDADLKAEYDKFAAASGGKEYKARHILVEKESEATAIIASLKKGGKFEDIAKKQSKDPGSGAKGGDLDWANPSSYVPEFTEALLKLNKGQMTDTPVKSQFGYHVIRVDDIRSAKLPAFEEVKPQIAQQMQQQKLAAFQEELRKKAKVE; encoded by the coding sequence ATGAAAAAACAATTTTTACTGGCCACCGCCATGGCCAGCCTGCTGGCCCTGGGCGCCCAGGGCGCCATTGCCCAGAACGTCGCCATCGTCAACGGCAAGGCCGTGCCCAAGACCCGCCTCGACGCGCTGGCCCAGCAGGTCGCCAAGGCCGGCCGCCCGGTCACGCCTGAAATGGAAGGCCAGTTGCGCGAGGAAGTCATCGCCCGCGAAGTGTTCATGCAGGAAGCCGAAAAACAGGGCATCGCCGCCAGTGACGACTTCAAGGCGCAGATGGAACTGGCCCGCCAGACCCTGATGATCCGCGAGTTGTTTGCCAGCTACCAAAAGAAAAACCCGGTGACCGATGCCGACCTGAAGGCCGAATACGACAAGTTCGCGGCAGCCAGCGGCGGCAAGGAATACAAGGCGCGCCACATCCTGGTTGAAAAAGAGTCCGAGGCCACAGCCATCATTGCCAGCCTGAAAAAGGGCGGCAAGTTCGAGGACATCGCCAAGAAGCAATCCAAGGACCCTGGATCAGGCGCCAAGGGCGGCGACCTGGACTGGGCCAACCCGTCGAGCTACGTGCCTGAATTCACCGAAGCCCTGCTCAAGCTGAACAAGGGCCAGATGACCGACACCCCGGTCAAGTCGCAGTTCGGCTACCACGTCATCCGCGTGGACGACATCCGCAGCGCCAAGCTGCCGGCCTTTGAAGAAGTCAAGCCGCAAATCGCCCAGCAGATGCAGCAGCAAAAGCTCGCCGCCTTCCAGGAAGAGTTGCGCAAAAAAGCCAAGGTCGAATAA
- a CDS encoding BolA family protein has translation MNNPSSSNTALPVRVKEIEQQLQERLAPTRLEVLDESAAHAGHSGANAQGMGSHFRVRIASPAFDGKSRVACHRLVYDAMQNFIDQGLHALAIEIIKPV, from the coding sequence ATGAACAACCCATCAAGCAGCAACACAGCCCTGCCGGTGCGCGTCAAAGAGATCGAGCAGCAGCTCCAGGAACGGCTTGCCCCGACCCGGCTCGAAGTGCTGGACGAAAGCGCCGCGCATGCGGGCCACTCCGGCGCCAACGCGCAGGGCATGGGTTCGCACTTTCGCGTTCGCATTGCCAGCCCGGCGTTTGACGGCAAGAGCCGCGTCGCCTGCCACCGGCTTGTGTATGATGCAATGCAAAATTTCATCGATCAGGGTCTGCATGCCCTGGCCATTGAGATCATCAAGCCAGTGTGA